In the Gossypium arboreum isolate Shixiya-1 chromosome 10, ASM2569848v2, whole genome shotgun sequence genome, one interval contains:
- the LOC108489639 gene encoding uncharacterized membrane protein At1g16860-like gives MGSRFPSHQLSNGLYVSGRPEQPKERTPTMSSVAMPYTGGDIKKSGELGKMFDIPVDGSKSRKSGPISSAPSRTGSFGGAASHSGPIMPTTAAPRAGYTTSGPGPTGCMSGSTSLKKSNSGPLNRHGDPVKRTSGPQSGGLTSSGRQNSGPIPVLPATGLITSGPISSGPLNSSGAPRKVSGPLDTMGSMKVHGSAVNILNHDDDEFSFKRNFPKPILWSLILLFVMGFIAGGFILGAVHNVILLIVVVVLFGTVAALFAWNSCWGRRAIMGFIARYPDAELRNAKNGQLVKISGVVTCGNVPLESSFQKVPRCVYTSTNLYEYRGWDSKAANPKHRRFTWGLRLSERRAVDFYISDFQSGLRALVKTGYGARVTPYVDDSVVIDVDPASETLPPDFIRWLGERNLSSDDRVMRIKEGYIKEGSTVSVMGVVQRNDNVLMIIPPSEPITTGCQCAKCIFPAGLEGIIVRCEDTSKTDVIPV, from the exons ATGGGTTCGAGATTCCCATCTCATCAGCTCAGCAATGGTCTTTATGTATCAGGTAGGCCAGAGCAGCCCAAGGAAAGAACTCCGACAATGAGCTCAGTAGCAATGCCGTATACTGGTGGTGATATCAAAAAGTCGGGAGAGTTGGGGAAAATGTTCGATATCCCTGTTGATGGCTCTAAGTCTCGGAAATCCGGACCTATAAGTAGTGCCCCTTCGAGGACTGGATCTTTCGGAGGTGCTGCTTCACACTCTGGACCAATCATGCCTACTACTGCAGCACCTCGAGCAGGCTATACCACCTCTGGTCCTGGACCTACAGGATGCATGTCTGGTTCAACTTCATTAAAGAAGTCAAATTCTGGACCATTGAATCGACATGGGGATCCGGTAAAGAGAACATCCGGCCCTCAGTCTGGTGGACTAACATCGAGTGGACGCCAAAACTCCGGTCCTATTCCAGTCCTTCCTGCTACTGGTCTCATTACATCCGGGCCTATCTCTTCGGGCCCACTAAATTCATCCGGGGCTCCTAGAAAAGTATCTGGTCCTTTGGATACAATGGGATCAATGAAGGTACATGGTTCTGCTGTGAACATTCTTAACCATGACGATGATGAGTTTTCTTTTAAGAGGAACTTCCCGAAACCGATATTGTGGTCATTGATACTGCTTTTTGTGATGGGTTTCATTGCTGGGGGCTTTATTCTCGGAGCTGTTCACAATGTCATTCTCCTCATCGTTGTTGTGGTCCTTTTCGGTACTGTTGCTGCATTATTTGCTTGGAATTCGTGTTGGGGAAGAAGAGCTATTATGGGGTTCATTGCTCGTTATCCCGATGCTGAGCTCCGAAATGCAAAGAACGGACAATTGGTGAAGATCTCCGGG GTTGTAACATGCGGAAATGTGCCACTCGAATCATCCTTCCAGAAAGTTCCTAGATGTGTTTATACATCTACTAATTTATACGAGTACCGCGGATGGGATTCTAAAGCAGCCAATCCTAAACATCGCCGATTTACGTGGGGGCTTCGATTGTCCGAA AGGCGTGCGGTTGACTTCTACATCTCCGATTTCCAGTCGGGTTTGAGAGCATTGGTAAAAACAGGCTACGGAGCAAGGGTGACTCCATATGTGGATGATTCTGTTGTCATTGATGTTGACCCAGCCAGTGAAACATTACCTCCAGATTTCATTAGGTGGCTCGGAGAAAGGAACCTTTCGAGTGATGACCGTGTAATGCGGATAAAAGAAGG GTATATCAAAGAAGGAAGCACGGTTAGTGTAATGGGAGTTGTTCAAAGAAACGACAACGTGCTCATGATCATCCCTCCGTCCGAGCCAATAACAACAGGATGTCAATGTGCAAAGTGTATCTTCCCGGCCGGTCTCGAGGGTATTATAGTGAGATGTGAAGATACATCAAAGACCGATGTTATCCCGGTTTAG